A single Ignavibacteriales bacterium DNA region contains:
- a CDS encoding ATP-binding protein: MKQHSFELKVSSTTGELAAIREFIQEKAAQAGVSQKTIDSIILAVDEASTNIVKHAYHFDDSKEIKLHLSFEDGNCTVSLTDYGESFDPDKVPNPDMNEYLKQRRVGGLGLMLIRTLMDFVEYHTVKGKYNRLTMVKRYG, encoded by the coding sequence GTGAAACAGCATAGTTTTGAGTTAAAAGTATCCAGTACTACCGGCGAGCTTGCTGCTATCCGGGAGTTCATTCAGGAGAAAGCCGCTCAGGCAGGAGTCTCACAGAAGACGATTGACTCAATTATTCTGGCTGTTGATGAAGCATCAACCAATATTGTTAAACATGCCTATCATTTTGATGATTCAAAAGAGATAAAACTGCATCTCAGTTTTGAGGACGGAAACTGCACGGTTTCCCTGACTGATTACGGGGAATCATTCGATCCTGACAAAGTTCCGAATCCTGATATGAACGAATATCTGAAGCAGAGAAGAGTGGGGGGGCTTGGCCTTATGCTCATCCGCACGCTGATGGATTTTGTTGAGTATCATACCGTTAAGGGTAAATATAATCGTCTCACGATGGTTAAGCGATACGGTTGA